GCGCGCCTAGCTTGGCCTTTGGGGCCACGCGCTGCAACGGCGTTGACGCTGGTTCGTTGGAGCCCTATTGGCCGCGCCGTGATGAAGGCTCTGCGACGAACCCCCTTCCGCGTCCGACCCGGGCGCCGTTGACCGCTCACCGGCAGGGCCGGGCGAGCCCCTGTTCCTGTTGCCTGTGCTGAGCCCCATGACCGACATCACCTACCGTCCCGAAGCGCCCGAGGATGCGCCCCTGATCCTCGACCTGACCGACCGGGCCTTTGGGCCCGGGCGCTATGCCAAGGCGGCCGAGCGGCTGCGCGAGGGCAATGTGCTGATCGCGGACCTGTCGATCAGCGCGTGGCGCGGTGAGGCGCTGCTGGGGTCGGTGCGGATGTGGCCTGTGAAGGTTGGGGATGGGACGAGCGTTTTCCTTGGGCCGATCGCGGTCGAGGCGGACGCGCGCAAGCACGGGATCGGCGCGGAGCTGGTGGCGCGGGCCTGCGCGGCGGCGAAGGCGGCCGGCTGGGGAAGCGTCTTCCTGGTCGGGGATGCGCCGTACTTCGGACGGATGGGATTTGAGCCGGCGCCGGGGGTGCGGATGCCGGGGCCGGTGGATCAGCGGCGGGTGCTTTGGAAGGCGTTGGCGGATGACGCCGTAGCGCCTGAAGGCCTGGCGCGGGTTTAGAGGAAGCGGCGCGGAAGTCGCTCTCCGCCCCAGGGGCGGAGAGCGAGAACCTTGCGCCTTCGCGCTAGGCGGCGGCCTTCAGGCCCGCGTGGACTTCCGCCACGATCTCGTAGGACTTCAGCCGCGCCTGGTGATCGAAGATCTGCGCCGTGATGATCACCTCGTCCACCTGGGTGCGGTCGATGAAGGCCTGCAGGCCGGCGCGGACGACGTCGCGGTCGCCGACGGCCGAGCAGCTCAGAGCATTGGCCAGCATGCCCGCCGCCTGCGGGTCCAGGCGCTCGCCATAACCTTCGATGGGCGGCGGCAGCTGGCCGGGGTTGCCGGTGCGAAGGTTGACGAAGGCCTGTTGCAGGGAGGTGAAGAGCAGCTTCGCTTCCGCCGTCGTATCGGCGGCGAAGATGTTGAAGCCGGCCATGACGTAGGGCTTGTCGAGATGTTCCGAGGGGCGGAACTGGCGGCGGTAGAGGTCGAGGGCGAAGTCGAGTTCGCCGGGGGCGAAGTGGCTGGCGAAGGCGTAGGGCAGGCCGAGCGCGGCGGCCAGCTGGGCGCCGTAGGTGCTGGAGCCAAGGATCCAGACCGGGACGTTGGTTCCGTAGCCGGGCACGGCGCGGACGCGGGCGTCGGGGTTGTCCGGGCCCAGGTACTGGATGATCTCCAGCACATCGCGCGGGAACTGGTCGATGTTGCCCGACAGGTTCCGGCGCAGGGCCTGGGCGGTCAGCTGGTCGGTGCCGGGGGCGCGGCCGATGCCCAGGTCGATGCGGTCCGGATAGAGGCTGGCGAGCGTGCCGAACTGCTCGGCGATGATCAGCGGGGCGTGGTTGGGCAGCATGACGCCGCCGGCCCCGACGCGGATGGTCTTGGTCTGCTGCGCCACATGGCCGATGACGATGCTGGTCGCGGCGCTTGCGATGCCCTTCATGTTGTGGTGCTCGGCCAGCCAGAAGCGCTCATAGCCGAGACGCTCGGCGGTCTGGGCCAGGG
The nucleotide sequence above comes from Caulobacter sp. NIBR1757. Encoded proteins:
- a CDS encoding N-acetyltransferase, which produces MTDITYRPEAPEDAPLILDLTDRAFGPGRYAKAAERLREGNVLIADLSISAWRGEALLGSVRMWPVKVGDGTSVFLGPIAVEADARKHGIGAELVARACAAAKAAGWGSVFLVGDAPYFGRMGFEPAPGVRMPGPVDQRRVLWKALADDAVAPEGLARV
- a CDS encoding LLM class flavin-dependent oxidoreductase, producing the protein MTKLSVLDLAPIAQGSNAAQAFANSVSLAQTAERLGYERFWLAEHHNMKGIASAATSIVIGHVAQQTKTIRVGAGGVMLPNHAPLIIAEQFGTLASLYPDRIDLGIGRAPGTDQLTAQALRRNLSGNIDQFPRDVLEIIQYLGPDNPDARVRAVPGYGTNVPVWILGSSTYGAQLAAALGLPYAFASHFAPGELDFALDLYRRQFRPSEHLDKPYVMAGFNIFAADTTAEAKLLFTSLQQAFVNLRTGNPGQLPPPIEGYGERLDPQAAGMLANALSCSAVGDRDVVRAGLQAFIDRTQVDEVIITAQIFDHQARLKSYEIVAEVHAGLKAAA